From Streptomyces mirabilis, a single genomic window includes:
- a CDS encoding sensor histidine kinase, which produces MKVRMRLPLRLFVSHAAVAVVGAVVAFLTVRLLAPSLFDQRMGMLDEDHGMGMAATMTRVHAAFLTSLDTALLVGVGASVAAAGIVAAAVTRRLLRPLDAVRSATRRIAAGNYQSHVALPSEPELAALATDVNTLARALADTETRRSRLLGEAAHEMRTPLTALDGYVEGLIDGVFTASPDTLASLSEELRRLHRLADDLSSVSRAEEQRLDLHLVDADLADIARRAAVRLSSQFEDAHVALVTDTDRVVPVHADPDRITQVLTNLLGNALLATPAGGTVTITAHDVGGRGEVVVTDTGAGLAEQDIERVFERFYRVPGRPRRSAGSGVGLTIARGIARGHGGDVTASSPGRGKGACFALVLPPRPSGPPRA; this is translated from the coding sequence ATGAAGGTGAGGATGCGCCTGCCGCTGAGACTGTTCGTCTCCCACGCCGCCGTGGCCGTGGTCGGCGCCGTCGTCGCGTTCCTGACGGTCCGGCTGCTCGCCCCGTCCCTGTTCGACCAGCGGATGGGAATGCTGGACGAAGACCACGGAATGGGCATGGCAGCCACGATGACACGGGTGCACGCCGCCTTCCTGACCTCGCTCGATACCGCCCTCCTCGTCGGCGTCGGGGCCAGCGTCGCCGCCGCCGGGATCGTTGCCGCGGCGGTCACCCGCCGTCTGCTGCGCCCGCTCGACGCCGTGCGCAGCGCGACCCGGCGGATCGCGGCCGGCAACTACCAGAGCCACGTCGCGCTGCCCTCGGAGCCGGAACTGGCGGCGCTGGCAACCGACGTCAACACCCTCGCCCGGGCCCTGGCCGACACCGAGACGCGGCGCAGCAGGCTGCTCGGTGAGGCCGCGCACGAGATGCGGACCCCGCTGACCGCGCTCGACGGCTACGTCGAGGGGCTGATCGACGGTGTGTTCACCGCGAGCCCGGACACGCTGGCCTCGCTCAGCGAGGAACTGCGCCGACTGCACCGGCTCGCCGACGACCTGTCCAGCGTGTCCCGCGCCGAGGAGCAGCGGCTGGACCTGCACTTGGTGGACGCGGACCTGGCCGATATCGCCCGCCGCGCGGCCGTGCGGCTCTCGTCCCAGTTCGAGGACGCGCACGTCGCGCTGGTCACCGACACGGACAGGGTGGTGCCGGTACATGCCGACCCCGACCGGATCACCCAGGTGCTGACCAACCTGCTCGGCAACGCCCTGCTGGCCACGCCCGCCGGTGGCACCGTCACGATCACCGCGCATGACGTCGGCGGCCGTGGCGAGGTCGTCGTGACCGACACCGGAGCGGGTCTGGCCGAGCAGGACATCGAGCGCGTCTTCGAGCGTTTCTACCGTGTGCCCGGCCGTCCCCGCCGGTCCGCCGGGTCGGGGGTGGGCCTGACGATCGCGCGGGGCATCGCACGTGGGCACGGCGGCGACGTCACCGCGTCGTCGCCGGGACGAGGGAAGGGGGCCTGCTTCGCCCTCGTGTTGCCGCCCCGCCCGTCCGGCCCGCCACGCGCGTAA
- a CDS encoding response regulator, giving the protein MRRVLVVDDEPHIRRVLRGYLEADGFAVAEAGDGEAALAALRGDPPDLVLLDVMLPGIDGLEVLRKLRGFSDTYVILVTAKAEEVDKLVGLGVGADDYVTKPFSPREVTARVKAVLRRGRAGRAGEDTVLRFDTLTVDLVGREVAVNGTPVALSSLEFDLLAALADAPGRVYSRAQLLERVWGYDFYGDERVVDVHIRSLRARLGDDAGDPHLIATVRGVGYKFVGQRS; this is encoded by the coding sequence ATGCGGCGGGTACTGGTGGTCGATGATGAGCCGCACATCCGGAGAGTCCTGCGCGGCTATCTGGAGGCGGACGGCTTCGCGGTGGCGGAGGCCGGCGACGGGGAGGCCGCTCTTGCCGCGCTGCGCGGCGACCCGCCCGATCTGGTGCTCCTGGATGTGATGCTGCCGGGCATCGACGGGCTGGAGGTCCTGCGGAAGCTGCGCGGCTTCAGTGACACGTACGTGATCCTCGTGACGGCGAAGGCGGAGGAGGTCGACAAGCTCGTCGGGCTCGGCGTGGGCGCGGACGACTATGTGACCAAGCCGTTCAGCCCGCGGGAGGTCACGGCCCGGGTGAAGGCGGTCCTGCGCCGCGGCCGGGCGGGGCGTGCCGGCGAGGACACCGTGCTGCGCTTCGACACGCTGACCGTCGACCTCGTCGGCCGCGAGGTCGCAGTGAACGGGACACCGGTGGCACTGTCGAGCCTGGAGTTCGACCTGCTCGCCGCGCTCGCCGACGCACCCGGGCGGGTGTACTCCCGGGCACAGCTGCTGGAACGGGTGTGGGGCTACGACTTCTACGGCGACGAGCGCGTCGTCGACGTGCACATCCGCAGCCTGCGGGCGCGACTGGGTGACGACGCGGGCGATCCGCACCTGATCGCCACGGTGCGCGGCGTGGGCTACAAGTTCGTGGGCCAAAGGAGCTGA
- a CDS encoding transporter substrate-binding domain-containing protein encodes MSTTLTSSRCSRLAALLVSGAVLTAGCTVGSSANTLDSARSKGTLRVALTEANPPWNFLDNDKPTGYDVDVARELAKRLGIGKVEFIGSDFGSFIEGVRANRFDIVISGQTITEERQKQVDFSRPYEVNGVSIFVGKSNTSLTGLPALRGKTIAVTEGTTQAEYARTKIPGAQIKTYKNATLALMDLGQGRADAALVSKFQGAYLADKNNLRVKAAGALLETEVNGMTFRKGQKDFKENLDKALGDMIDDGTLSTISRRWLGGLDMAAELRDLPANQAG; translated from the coding sequence GTGTCCACCACCCTGACCTCCTCCCGATGTAGTCGGCTCGCGGCACTGCTCGTCTCCGGTGCGGTGCTGACCGCCGGCTGCACGGTCGGCTCCTCCGCCAACACCCTCGACAGCGCACGTTCCAAGGGCACCCTGAGGGTCGCCCTCACCGAAGCGAACCCGCCGTGGAATTTCCTCGACAACGACAAGCCCACCGGCTACGACGTCGATGTAGCCCGGGAGCTGGCGAAACGGCTCGGCATAGGCAAGGTCGAGTTCATCGGTTCGGACTTCGGCAGCTTCATCGAAGGCGTGCGGGCCAATCGGTTCGACATCGTCATCTCGGGCCAGACGATCACCGAAGAGCGCCAGAAGCAGGTCGACTTCTCCCGTCCCTACGAGGTCAACGGCGTCTCCATATTCGTCGGCAAGTCCAACACCTCCCTCACCGGCCTTCCCGCCCTACGAGGCAAGACCATCGCGGTGACCGAAGGCACCACCCAGGCCGAGTACGCCCGCACGAAGATCCCCGGCGCGCAGATCAAGACGTACAAGAACGCCACGCTCGCGCTCATGGACCTCGGGCAGGGGCGGGCCGACGCCGCACTCGTCTCGAAGTTCCAGGGCGCCTACCTCGCCGACAAGAACAACCTGCGCGTCAAAGCCGCAGGGGCGCTGCTGGAGACGGAAGTCAACGGCATGACGTTCCGCAAAGGCCAGAAGGACTTCAAGGAGAACCTCGACAAGGCCCTGGGCGACATGATCGACGACGGCACCCTGTCGACCATCTCGCGACGCTGGCTCGGCGGCCTCGACATGGCCGCAGAGCTCCGCGACCTGCCCGCGAACCAAGCCGGCTGA
- a CDS encoding amino acid ABC transporter permease — protein MDLVIQDLPELLKAMGVTLTLGVVSFVLGSALGMLVGLARISRFRLLKALAIAYVSVFRGTPLLIQIMLVYYGLPQIGILIEPIPSAVLALTVYAAAYLSENFRAGIIAVDRGQWEAAHSMGMPYWRMLRRIVAPQAVRVALPPIGSRFIALMKDTSLASAVTVVELTRAAESIGSSTFRYMEAFLVAGAAYWLINTLLSVGQGALERRLGKAYA, from the coding sequence ATGGACCTCGTCATCCAGGACTTGCCGGAACTCCTCAAGGCCATGGGTGTCACTCTCACGCTCGGCGTGGTGTCGTTCGTCCTCGGAAGCGCCCTCGGCATGCTCGTGGGCCTGGCCAGGATCTCCCGGTTCCGGCTGCTGAAGGCGCTCGCCATCGCGTACGTGTCGGTGTTCCGCGGAACACCGCTGCTGATCCAGATCATGCTGGTCTACTACGGCCTCCCTCAGATCGGCATCCTGATCGAGCCGATCCCGTCGGCCGTCCTCGCACTCACGGTCTATGCCGCGGCGTACCTCAGCGAGAACTTCCGCGCCGGCATCATCGCCGTAGACCGTGGCCAGTGGGAGGCGGCCCACTCGATGGGCATGCCGTACTGGAGGATGCTCCGGCGGATCGTCGCCCCGCAGGCGGTCCGGGTCGCCCTGCCTCCGATCGGCAGCCGGTTCATCGCGCTGATGAAGGACACCTCGCTGGCCTCCGCGGTGACCGTCGTCGAGCTCACCAGGGCCGCGGAGAGCATCGGCAGCTCGACGTTCCGCTATATGGAGGCGTTTCTCGTGGCGGGCGCCGCCTACTGGCTGATCAACACCCTGCTTTCGGTCGGCCAGGGCGCTCTGGAGCGCCGATTGGGGAAGGCGTACGCATGA
- a CDS encoding amino acid ABC transporter ATP-binding protein, with amino-acid sequence MNQTDQIDIRGLHKRFGALQVLKGVDLTVARGEVVVIMGPSGSGKTTLIRCMNLLEEPDAGTVAICGCSVRCGGAVRRRERARQVRTIRHRTAMVFQQFNLFPHLTTLGNVVEGPLSVRRMPKDAAVALGRELLDRVGLADKAAEYPARLSGGQKQRVAIARALAMEPEVVLFDEPTSALDPELHAEVLAVMRELARDGMTMVVVTHEVEFAREAADRVVFMDGGVVLESGPPQDFLNHPVHPRAKSFLRLVTHDRPGPADGSGEDGPQNPKRWGRAS; translated from the coding sequence ATGAACCAGACGGACCAGATAGACATACGCGGCCTGCACAAGCGGTTCGGAGCCCTGCAAGTACTGAAGGGCGTCGATCTCACCGTGGCCCGCGGGGAGGTGGTCGTGATCATGGGGCCTTCGGGCTCCGGGAAGACCACGCTCATCCGCTGCATGAACCTGCTGGAGGAACCGGACGCCGGCACGGTGGCCATCTGCGGCTGCTCAGTGCGGTGCGGTGGGGCGGTGCGCAGGCGGGAGCGCGCCCGGCAGGTGCGTACGATCCGGCACCGAACGGCCATGGTGTTCCAACAGTTCAACCTGTTCCCTCACCTGACCACTCTGGGCAATGTCGTCGAAGGACCGCTCTCGGTGCGGCGCATGCCCAAGGACGCTGCCGTGGCGCTGGGCAGGGAATTACTCGACCGGGTCGGCCTCGCCGACAAAGCCGCCGAGTACCCCGCACGGCTCTCCGGCGGCCAGAAGCAGCGGGTCGCCATCGCCCGGGCGCTGGCCATGGAGCCGGAGGTCGTCCTCTTCGACGAGCCGACCTCGGCACTCGACCCCGAGCTGCACGCCGAGGTCCTCGCAGTGATGCGCGAACTCGCCCGCGACGGCATGACCATGGTCGTCGTCACACACGAAGTGGAGTTCGCCCGGGAGGCGGCCGACCGGGTGGTCTTCATGGACGGCGGCGTCGTCCTCGAATCCGGGCCGCCGCAGGACTTCCTGAACCATCCGGTCCATCCGCGCGCCAAGTCGTTCCTGCGCCTGGTCACCCACGACAGGCCCGGCCCGGCGGACGGATCCGGTGAGGACGGTCCGCAGAACCCGAAGCGATGGGGGCGTGCGAGTTGA
- a CDS encoding aminotransferase class V-fold PLP-dependent enzyme has protein sequence MTATRNVRESAAGRDYSPKDIARARADTPGCAKVTHFNNAGAALMPRQVVEAVTRHLHLEADMGGYEAAAHAAESIEAVYDSAARLLGCHRDEIALVDNATRAWDMAFYGIPFRPGDRVLTSMAEYGSNFIAYLQVAERYGVKVDVIPNDEHGQISVDALRTAMDERVRVISLTHVPTNGGLVNPAAEVGKIARETGALYLLDACQSAGQLAVDVAEIGCDLLSTTGRKYLRGPRGTGLLYVRRAALDQLVPPVLDLHAATWTARDRYEMRPDARRFETWEANYAAQLGLGAAIDYALEWGLPRIQTRVTALAETLRRRLAEIPGVRVRDLGVQRCGITTFTVDGAGADQLKASLAEQGINISVSRTPSTRLDMDDRGLGEVLRASVHYYNTDEEITDLVQAVRTHA, from the coding sequence TTGACGGCGACACGAAATGTGCGGGAGTCGGCAGCGGGCCGGGACTACTCGCCCAAGGACATCGCCCGGGCCCGTGCCGACACCCCGGGGTGCGCGAAGGTGACGCACTTCAACAACGCGGGCGCCGCACTGATGCCTCGTCAGGTGGTCGAAGCGGTCACACGCCACCTGCATCTGGAGGCGGACATGGGCGGCTACGAGGCAGCCGCTCACGCAGCCGAGAGCATTGAGGCCGTGTACGACTCCGCGGCACGGCTCCTCGGCTGCCACCGTGACGAGATCGCCCTGGTCGACAACGCCACCCGTGCCTGGGACATGGCCTTCTACGGCATACCGTTTCGACCTGGGGACCGCGTGCTGACCAGCATGGCCGAGTACGGCAGCAACTTCATCGCGTATCTGCAGGTCGCCGAGCGGTACGGGGTCAAAGTCGACGTCATCCCCAACGACGAGCACGGGCAGATCTCGGTCGACGCCCTGCGCACGGCGATGGACGAGCGGGTACGGGTCATCTCGCTCACCCACGTCCCCACCAACGGCGGCCTGGTGAACCCCGCGGCCGAAGTCGGCAAGATCGCTCGGGAGACGGGCGCGCTGTATCTCCTCGACGCCTGCCAGTCGGCGGGCCAGCTCGCCGTCGATGTGGCGGAGATCGGCTGTGACCTGCTCTCCACCACCGGCCGCAAGTATCTGCGCGGTCCGCGCGGGACAGGACTGCTCTACGTGCGACGGGCGGCACTCGACCAGCTTGTCCCGCCCGTTCTCGATCTGCACGCCGCCACCTGGACGGCGCGCGACCGGTACGAGATGCGTCCCGACGCACGCCGGTTCGAGACCTGGGAGGCCAACTACGCCGCACAGCTCGGCCTCGGCGCCGCCATCGACTACGCCCTCGAGTGGGGGCTGCCCAGGATCCAGACGCGCGTCACCGCGCTCGCGGAGACACTCCGGCGACGGCTCGCCGAGATCCCCGGAGTCCGGGTCAGGGATCTCGGCGTCCAGCGTTGCGGCATCACCACGTTCACCGTGGACGGAGCCGGAGCGGACCAACTGAAGGCGTCCCTGGCCGAGCAGGGGATCAACATCAGTGTGTCCCGGACGCCCTCCACCCGGCTGGACATGGACGACCGCGGCCTCGGTGAGGTCCTCAGGGCATCGGTCCACTACTACAACACGGACGAGGAGATCACCGACCTCGTCCAGGCCGTGCGCACCCACGCCTGA
- the tnpA gene encoding IS200/IS605 family transposase has product MSPRWNPNPDVRTGRHVVYNLHVHLVFVTKYRRKAFTDAMLTRTEEIMREVCADFEAELKQFNGEQDHVHLLVHYPPKVQLSKLVNSLKGVSSRRLRQEYSAHVRRYLWGGHFWSGSYFAGSCGGAPLTVVKQYIENQQRPTG; this is encoded by the coding sequence ATGTCACCACGATGGAACCCCAACCCCGACGTACGCACCGGCCGTCATGTCGTCTACAACCTGCACGTCCATTTGGTATTCGTCACCAAGTACCGGCGCAAGGCATTCACCGACGCCATGCTGACCCGCACCGAGGAGATCATGCGCGAGGTCTGCGCCGACTTCGAGGCCGAGCTCAAGCAGTTCAACGGCGAGCAGGATCACGTGCACCTCCTGGTGCACTACCCGCCCAAGGTCCAGCTCTCCAAGCTGGTCAACTCCCTCAAGGGCGTGTCCTCCCGCAGGCTCCGCCAGGAGTACAGCGCACATGTCCGCCGCTACCTGTGGGGCGGTCACTTCTGGTCCGGCTCCTACTTCGCCGGAAGCTGCGGCGGGGCACCACTGACTGTCGTCAAGCAGTACATCGAAAACCAGCAGCGCCCCACCGGCTGA
- a CDS encoding transposase: protein MDDQAHAARAMWNQLHNLWQMTPKCQRSLSRMDQTLRQARKEIDWYAVLPAQAAQAVLKTYMQAWKNCWDGRAEEPTFKARIRSVMSVDIPQGRDLQIKRVHRRWGMANIPKVGRVRFRWTRDLPVGKAADKENRITGARLVKDALGWHIAFRVQTLELKPEPHTGLEVGIDAGVNLPLALSDSNHQDHGRAPRLPDGTADRDKLLNPDEKAKLLRLEQRAAHRKSFRKPRERNANRLRTTYDQIKQLRARATRRAVDWQHQTTTSLARTYGTVVVEALTITNMVKSARGTVEEPGKNVRAKSGLNRAISQEAWGRTVTMLTYKTARFGGTLHKVPAPNTSRRCSACGLIAPGSREDQATFVCKNPDCGWEGNADHNAARNILHLYRMGHALIPAAGRAVARRTRGVKPTTAR from the coding sequence ATGGACGATCAGGCTCATGCGGCGCGGGCGATGTGGAATCAGCTCCACAATCTGTGGCAGATGACACCGAAGTGTCAGAGGTCGCTTTCCCGCATGGACCAGACGTTGCGTCAGGCCCGTAAGGAGATCGACTGGTACGCGGTCCTTCCCGCTCAGGCCGCGCAAGCAGTCCTCAAGACGTACATGCAGGCGTGGAAGAACTGCTGGGACGGTCGTGCCGAGGAACCTACCTTCAAGGCCCGCATCCGCAGTGTGATGTCCGTGGACATCCCCCAGGGCCGCGATCTGCAGATCAAGCGGGTGCACCGCCGGTGGGGCATGGCCAACATTCCCAAGGTCGGCCGCGTCCGGTTCCGCTGGACCAGGGACCTGCCCGTCGGCAAGGCCGCGGACAAGGAGAACCGGATCACCGGGGCCCGGCTCGTCAAAGACGCGCTCGGCTGGCACATTGCCTTCCGCGTCCAGACCCTGGAACTCAAGCCCGAGCCTCACACCGGCCTCGAGGTCGGCATCGATGCCGGGGTGAATCTGCCCCTCGCCCTGTCCGACAGCAACCACCAGGACCACGGGCGCGCGCCCCGACTCCCGGACGGCACCGCCGACCGGGACAAGCTGCTGAACCCGGACGAGAAGGCAAAGCTGCTCCGCCTGGAGCAGCGCGCCGCACACCGCAAGAGTTTCCGCAAGCCCCGCGAACGCAACGCGAACCGGCTGCGCACCACCTACGACCAGATCAAGCAGCTCCGCGCAAGAGCCACGCGCCGCGCCGTTGACTGGCAGCACCAGACCACCACCAGCCTCGCCCGTACGTACGGCACGGTTGTGGTGGAAGCACTCACCATCACGAACATGGTCAAGTCCGCCAGGGGAACCGTTGAGGAGCCGGGGAAGAACGTCCGCGCCAAGTCCGGTCTGAACCGCGCCATCAGCCAGGAGGCATGGGGCCGCACCGTGACGATGCTGACGTACAAGACCGCCCGCTTTGGCGGCACCCTCCACAAGGTTCCCGCCCCGAACACCTCCCGGCGCTGCTCCGCCTGCGGGTTAATCGCCCCCGGCAGCCGGGAGGACCAGGCCACGTTCGTATGCAAGAACCCGGACTGCGGATGGGAAGGCAACGCCGACCACAACGCAGCCCGGAACATCTTGCACCTGTACCGGATGGGCCACGCGCTCATCCCGGCTGCCGGAAGGGCAGTCGCAAGGCGCACTCGCGGCGTCAAGCCCACCACCGCAAGGTAG